Below is a genomic region from Chelmon rostratus isolate fCheRos1 chromosome 7, fCheRos1.pri, whole genome shotgun sequence.
CCGGGTCCTGGATCCCCACGATGCCCCCTGGTAGACGTGGCCTCGGCGTCTAACTTTCGCTGCTTCCAGCTGCAACATTTCCACCTGGACTTGCGGCTAAACTTTGCTGTGAAGGAGATGAGTGGCTGGTTGGTTCTTGACCTCATCCCGGTCCAGCCAGGGATCCATACCCTGGTTCTGGactcccatccctccctcctcatccacTCCATCGACTGTAAGGTCCCCGGTGCCGGACAGGAGGATCCCCTCTCCCTCACATACCGAGTCGACCCGTTCACAGACTACGGCTCCTCACTGAACATCAGCCTGCCGACATCAACAGTGAAACCGGGCCGACTGATCCAGATTACAGTCCGCTACACAACCACAGATGGACCAGCGGTAAGGAGACCAGTACAATAGGACGTGATAGGTGATGAGTTCAATTTGGCAGAAACCTTAAGCAGAACCAGGTCCtgggtgagtgagagagagaacgtacagtacaacaacaacaacaacaacaacaataacaacaataataacaataacaacaacaataataataacaataataataataataataaaaacaatgtcgATGGTAGCAGCGGGTGTTGAGCAGGAACAGGTGGGCAGTAGGTGATCACAGATccagactctgcagctctggaggCAGAACACTACAGGAGGAGAGAGTTGTATGGGAGAGAGAAGACAACATGCATGAGTTGGTAACATGCATTAATGGGACATGAATGTGTACAGATGAAGGGggagaggacaagagaggagctcagtgcatcatgggaagtcTCCCAGCAGTCACAGCCTATAGCAGCAAAACTAGAGGCTTGTAAGCCTGAGCCAGACTCAGTTTAAATGTAGACAGGGTGTCATGGACAGTGACTGGAGACGGTTCCACAGGAGCTTTCAGGAACCTTAGGTTAGCCTGACTTCCAGGCACACAGTGTTCTAGTGGGGTCGTAGAGTACTTAGAGCTCTTTAAGACAGGATGCTGCCTGACCTTTCAGGGCTGCTCAGGTACGGAGGAGGGTTTGAAATTCTAAagtcatgtttgtctgtttatgtaGATCTGGTGGTTGGACTCCGAGCTGACCTGTGGTCAGTCCCGTCCTCTGGTCTTCACTCAGGGTCACTCGGTGTGCAATCGCTCCTTCTTCCCCTGCTTCGACACGCCTGCTGTCAAGAGCACATACACTGCCACTGTGAGGGTGAGTCATGACCCCTGACCCCCCCACACCCTCACCTCAGACTTccctttgatgtttgttttcacattgaaaTTATGATTATCAAAGAATCGATGTACACACACTCAagtacacactgtgtgtacaAACACAAGTTTACCGACATAAAGCTGCATATAAATATGAGTTTAAAGTAAACAGAAGAGACGAGAAGCAAAAAGAGTCTCCTAAAAACTCAAGAACATGTGTATTAGTACACAGAGGGATAAAGACAACTGGATGATACATGTGTATTAGTACACAGAGGGATAAAGACAACTGGATGATACATGTGTATTAGTACACAGAGGGATAAAGACAACTGGATGACACATGTATTAGTACACAGAGGGATAAAGACAACTGGATGATACACGTGTATTAGTACACAGAGGGATAGAGACAACTGGATGATACACGTGTATTAGTACACAGAGGGATAAAGACAACTGGATGATACACGTGTATTAGTACACAGAGGGATAGAGACAACTGGATGATACACGTGTATTAGTACACAGAGGGATAGAGACAACTGGATGATACACATGTATTAGTACACAGAGGGATAGAGACAACTGGATGATACACGTGTATTAGTACACAGAGGGATAGAGACAACTGGATGATACACATGTATTAGTACACAGAGGGATAGAGACAACTGGATGACACGTGTATTAGTACACAGAGGGATAAAGACAACTGGATGATACACGTGTATTAGTACACAGAGGGATAGAGACAACTGGTGATACACGTGTATTAGTACACAGAGGGATAGAGACAACTGGATGATATATGTGTATTAGTACACAGAGGGATAAAGACAACTGGATGATACACGTGTATTAGTACACAGAGGGATAGAGACAGCTGGATGATATATGTGTATTAGTACACAGAGGGATAAAGACAACTGGATGATACACGTGTATTAGTACACAGAGGGATAGAGACAACTGGTGATACATGTGTATTAGTACACAGAGGGATAAAGACAACTGGATGATACATGTGTATTAGTACACAGAGGGATAGAGACAACTGATGATACACATGTATTAGTACACAGAGGGATAGAGACAACTGGATGATACACGTGTATTAGTACACAGAGGGATAGAGACAACTGGATGATACACATGTATTAGTACACAGAGGGATAGAGACAACTGGATGATACACGTGTATTAGTACACAGAGGGATAGAGACAACTGGATGATACACGTGTATTAGTACACAGAGGGATAAAGACAACTGGATGACACGTGTATTAGTACACAGAGGGATAAAGACAACTGGATGATACACGTGTATTAGTACACAGAGGGATAGAGACAACTGGTGATACACGTGTATTAGTACACAGAGGGATAAAGACAACTGATGATACACATGTATTAGTACACAGAGGGATAGAGACAACTGGATGATACACGTGTATTAGTACACAGAGGGATAGAGACAACTGGATGATACACGTGTATTAGTACACAGAGGGATAGAGACAACTGGATGATACACATGTATTAGTACACAGAGGGATAAAGACAACTGGATGACACGTGTATTAGTACACAGAGGGATAAAGACAACTGGATGATACACATGTATTAGTACACAGAGGGATAGAGACAACTGGTGATACATGTGTATTAGTACACAGAGGGATAAAGACAACTGGATGATATATGTGTATTAGTACACAGAGGGATAAAGACAACTGGATGATATATGTGTATTAGTACACAGAGGGATAAAGACAGCTGGATGATATATGTGTATTAGTACACAGAGGGATAGAGACAGCTGGATGACACGTGTATTAGTACACAGAAGGATAGAGACAACTGGATGATACACATGTATTAGTACACAGAGGGATAAAGACAGCTGGATGATACATGTGTATTAGTACACAGAGGTTGGTAACAGGTGGTAGTATCATgactgaaaggctcagtgggTCACAGCGAGGACGGAGagagggtcaacactttgtcagcacgtgattggatgaaggacTCAGGAAGACTTCATCACGACACTCTGCCGTCTTCTGTGGACCCGAGCTCATCTAACAtcatttctcttcttcctcctcttcttcaccatCTTCTTCTGCAGGTTCCAGATGGAGTGACAGTTCTGATGAGTGCGTCTCGGAGCTCATACTCTAAACCGGACCGAATCTTTCAGTTCTCCATGGAGTTTCCTGTCCCGTCCTACCTGGTGGCGTTAGTGGCCGGAGAGCTGCAGCATGTTGACGTCGGCCCACGGTCAGTCTCTGGTTCCTGCTCCGTCTCTCCAGAAATCTGATTCTTCGGTCCTGTCAGGAATCGGTGTCGCAGCAAAATCTGTGACCCGAAACTTAAGCTGATCATCACTGTGCAAATCCTTTTTAATCACATCCTTTACTTTAACAACACAAAGGTGGCTTAGAAACAAGATACAATCACAGTTTAACAGCTGCTGTGGCCTCAGTGAGCACACACAGGTTTTACGGCTGTGACCGTGTGTCAGTACGATGGGATTTGGTGACAGCTGTCAAACTAGATGTTTTGTTACTGAAATACAAACTAATTGGTGCAACAGGTCAAACACATAAATCGACTTGTGAAGAAGAGATATGATTGGCTGCTGGAGGAAACTGTTCATTCGTCTTTTCCAACATTTAATCTTTATCTAATTCCAAAACTTCAGGTGATAGTTCTTGTCCCGTTGCTATGGAGACGGTCGtcagtgagtgttctttgttgttgtcgtagtttttgttgatttaaaaaaagcccTGCTGTCCAGGAGTCGTGTGTGGGCGGAGCCATGTCTGTTGTCCTGCGCGGTGAATAAACTAGGGGGCAGTGTGGAGCGCTGGCTGGGAGTAGCTGAGGAGCTGTTTGGACCTTACCTGTGGGGCAGGTGAGCCCAGTAGATTTAACAGCATAATTATTAATACCTCAGTTCATTAAATGTGACAACGCTGACTGACCCTCAGGTGTGACATCGTGTTCCTCCCCCCATCCTTCCCCATCGTCGCCATGGAGAATCCTTGCCTCACCTTCATCATTGCCTCCATTCTGGAGAGCAGCGAGTTCCTGCTGATCGATGTCATCCATGAGATCGCCCACGGCTGGTTTGGCAACGCCGTCACCAACGCCACATGGGAGGAGATGTGGCTTAGTGAAGGCCTGGCCACCTACGCCCAGCGCAGGATCACTACTGAGGCCTACGGTAAgagtactgctactactactaccactactactactgagcCTACGGTAAGagtactgctactaccactaccactactactactgagcCTACGGTAAGagtactgctactaccactactactacagAGGCCTACAGTAAGagtactgctactaccactactactactgaggCCTACAGTAAGAGTACTGCtgctaccactactactactgaggCCTACGGTAAgagtactgctactactactaccactactactactgaggCCTACGGTAAGAGTACTGCtgctaccactactactactgagcCTACGGTAAGagtactgctactaccactactactactgagcCTACGGTAAGagtactgctactaccactactactactgagcCTACGGTAAGAGTACTGCTGCTACCACGACTACTACTGAGCCTACGGTAAGagtactgctactaccactactactactgaggCCTACAGTAAGagtactgctactaccactactactactgaggCCTATGGTAAGagtactgctactaccactactactactgagcCTACGGTAAgagtactactactactactactactactactactactactactactgaggCCTACGGTAAGagtactgctactaccactactactactgaggCCTACGGAAAGagtactgctactaccactactactactgaggCCTACGGTAAGAGTACTGCTACTACCGCTACTACTACTGAGGCCTACGGTAAgattactgctactactactactactactgaggCCTACGGTAAgattactgctactactactgctactactgagGCCTACAGTAAGAGTACtgctactactaatactactgaGGCCTACGGTAAGAGTACTGccagtactactactactactactactgaggCCTACGGTAAgagtactgctactactactactactactactactactactactactgaggCCTACGGTAAGAGTACTGCTcctaccactactactactgaggCCTTCGGTAAGagtactgctactaccactactactactactgagcCTACGGTAAGAGTACTGCTAGTACTGCTACTACTGAGGCCTACGGTAAGagtactgctactaccactactactactactactgagcCTACGCTAAGAgtactactagtactactactactgaggTCTACGGTAAGagtactgctactaccactactactgaGGCCTACGGTAAgagtactgctactactactaatactactactactactactactgaggCCTACGGTAAGAGTACTGCTcctaccactactactactgaggCCTTCGGTAAGagtactgctactaccactactactactactgagcCTACGGTAAGAGTACTGCTAGTACTGCTACTACTGAGGCCTACGGTAAGagtactgctactaccactactactactactactactactgagcCTGCGCTAAGAGTACTACTAGTAGTACTACTACTGAGGTCTACGGTAAGagtactgctactaccactactactgaGGCCTATGGTAAGAGTACTGCTACTACcgctactactactactactactactactgaggCCTACGCTGAGTACTGCTACTACTTTCATGGTGTTTATATATGTCATAGTTGCAGTAGTGACAGTGATGTTATGACTGGTGGTTAATTTTAAGTTAAGTTTAGTTTTGTACTTTTTATAAAGTCTTAACAAAGCAgataattaattattataatctttataaattcattatttcattaacattccATAAAAATAcgacgatgatgacgatgatgatgatggcaatgatgatgatgtagttAATGATGACATTTGATGGTTTCAATGATAACATACACAAAGGGTGTCCACATTCTTTTGGCCATATACTGTTTGTATTGTCATTACCACGACAGAGTGAAACATAGTGATTTCCTGCTTCAGGTGAGGCATTCACCTGTCTGGAAACTGCCGTGCGATTGGACgcactccacagacagctgcgTCTCCTTGGAGACAACAACCCTGTGAGCAAACTGCAGGTCAAGTTTGagccaggtaacacacacacacacacacacacacacacacacacacacacacacacaggtgtcatTGCCACATACAGGTGAGTTTACATGactgtgacccccccccctcttgtCTGTAGGTGTGAACCCCAGCTGTCTGATGAATCTGTTCACCTACGAGAAAGGTTTCTGTTTCGTGTCGTACCTGTCGCAGCTGTGTGGAGACATCAGACGCTTCGACTGTTTCCTCAGggtcagtacacacacactcacagtcacactcacacacactcaaacacacacacacacacacacacacacactcacagtcacactcacacacacacacacacacacactcacagtcacacactcactcacagtcacacactcactcacagttactcacacacacacacacagtcacacacacacacacactcacagtcacacacacactctcagtcacacactcacagtc
It encodes:
- the rnpepl1 gene encoding aminopeptidase RNPEPL1, whose product is MMAELHQTPTSLCCCRKSLPVSGARCVGDSSRPSASPGPGSPRCPLVDVASASNFRCFQLQHFHLDLRLNFAVKEMSGWLVLDLIPVQPGIHTLVLDSHPSLLIHSIDCKVPGAGQEDPLSLTYRVDPFTDYGSSLNISLPTSTVKPGRLIQITVRYTTTDGPAIWWLDSELTCGQSRPLVFTQGHSVCNRSFFPCFDTPAVKSTYTATVRVPDGVTVLMSASRSSYSKPDRIFQFSMEFPVPSYLVALVAGELQHVDVGPRSRVWAEPCLLSCAVNKLGGSVERWLGVAEELFGPYLWGRCDIVFLPPSFPIVAMENPCLTFIIASILESSEFLLIDVIHEIAHGWFGNAVTNATWEEMWLSEGLATYAQRRITTEAYGEAFTCLETAVRLDALHRQLRLLGDNNPVSKLQVKFEPGVNPSCLMNLFTYEKGFCFVSYLSQLCGDIRRFDCFLRDYISQFKFRSVVAQDLIDYFLGYFPELKDAAVAQREGLEFERWMSGCGPPLYEPDLSAGGALTQPVQDLCDLWKSGDAPDLQTVSTFDLSAWSTFQIVLFLDRMLDLSPLPHGVMAGLSGCYSSLFDGLNAEVQIRWLQMVVRNSFYPELPRVRAFLHKHTSRMYTMPLYDDLVAGVMKCFAVEIFNQTQRRLHPNLRRTLQQILFQTSSPPTNQNGSALSIVPPSTSPQPQPAPTAAGTTGAIALRDVNVSA